In the Phaeobacter piscinae genome, GCGCGTCCTGCCGGCGGGCGAGACCATCCGTATTTCGCAATCCCTCGGCCCAGAGGCGCGGGGATGTCGTCTCAACCCGGAGGCGCTGGAGCGCGCGGTGGGACAGGTCACGGCAGCGCTGGGGCAGGACCCGGCACCGCAGGTTTTGCTGGTGAATAAATTCGGCAAACACGAGGCGGATGGGCGCGGAATGCGCCCCGTCATCGGCGAGGCGCTGGCGCGCGGAGCGGTGGTGGTTTCTGGCGTCAACCGGATGAATGTTGAGGCGTTTCAGAACTTCTCTGACGGGCTAGCGCAGGAGGCTGAACCGGATCTTGATGCGCTCGTAAACTGGGTTCATTCCGCCGTTGCAGAGGCCGCGAAAGAGCGCTGATAATTCCTGTCGTCGCACAACTGATCCAACAAACCGGTGGGGGATATCACGCCGGTTTGTTTGGCGTACCTGCCGCCGATGATATCAGAGAGCGGAGTGTATAGGCGCAGGTGGTCGGTGCGTGAAGTCGGGAATAATGATATAAATCAGCTGGTTGGATTAAGATATTCGCCCGGCGGCAAGTGCCACCATCTTCTTGCTTCATGCTGCTGAAAGAGAGAAGATGGTGGGCGACCCTGGAATCGAACCAGGCGTGCGTCTCCGCGAGGGAGTTACAGTCCCCTGCCACACCTTGCGGCCTGTCGCCCACAATCAGTTGCGTGTTGCACCTGATGTGGAGGCGTGATTACAAGCAGGCCAAAGGGGCGTCAACCGGAAAAACGCAAGTTTTTCACGCGGGTCCTGATTTCTTTCTGCTGGAGAGCAATATGTCCAAAAAACCCAAGTGGGTCGTCGAAAAAGAGCAGGCCAAGAAGGCGGCTTCCGCGGAAACCGTATGGCTGTTTGGCCTGCATGCGGTGCGCGATGCGCTGCTCAATCCTGAGCGTGAAAAACTGCGCCTGATGGTAACCCAGAACGCGGAGGCAAAACTGGCCGACGCCATTGCCCAGTCGGGGGTTGAGGCGGAGGTGATTGACCCGCGCAAATTCAACCCGCCGATTGACAAGCAGTCGGTCCATCAGGGCGCCGTTCTCGAAGTGAAGCCGCTGAACTGGGGCGGGCTGGACGAGAACTGCATCGGCGCGGAGGTTCCGCGCGTGTTGCTGCTGGACCGGGTGACAGATCCCCACAACGTTGGTGCAATCCTGCGCTCGGCAGAGGTGTTGGGCGCCAGCGCGGTCATCGGCACACGACACAACTCCGCGCCAGAGACCGGCGCGCTTGCCAAAACCGCCAGCGGTGCGCTGGAGCGTCAACCCTATCTGCGGATGCGCAACCTTGCGGACACGATTGTCGAACTGCAACAGATGGGCTTTCTAGTGCTGGGCCTTGATGGCGAGGCGGAGCAAACCATCGAAACGGTTCTGGACGGGCGCAAGGGCGATCCTGTGGCATTGGTCCTCGGGGCAGAGGGGCCGGGCCTGCGTCAAAAGACGAAGGAAACCGTGGATCATCTGGTCAAGATTGATGCTGCTGGTGGCTTCGGGTCGCTGAATGTCTCCAATGCGGCGGCGATTGCGCTCTACGCATCGCTGCCTCGCTAATTGGTGCCAGCGACCCCGATCAGGCCTGTGAGGCGCCGTACTGACAATGTCAGCGCGCCCTCACAGGCCTATCACAAATGCGTATCCTCTCTTTGCAGACGCCGGTCTGCCGGGCAGACTTGTCGTGACACAGTCGCGGGCATGTACCCGTCTGCGCGCCAAGACTGAACAACTCGATGAAGGACCCCGCCTGCCCGTGACCCGCCGCCCTGCCATGCCCAGTCCGCGATCCCACCCGATTCCGTCGCCGCGTATTTCGCGCCTGCGGGAAGGGAAAGTCCGGCATCTGGGTGCTGTTGTCAGGTCGATGATGGCCGTGCTGGCGATCGGCAGTGTGGTTGCATTGACGGCAACGCTGAGACCTGAGACCGCCCGCGCTGATCCGGCGCTGGTCTCCGCGCCAAAGGGCGTGGCGGCAGGTGGCCATGATGTGGTGGCATTTTTTCAGGATGGGACGGCCGTGCTGGGCCAGCAGACCCATGCGATCCTGTGGCATGGGGCCGTCTGGCGTTTTGCCTCCTCGCAGAATCAGGAGCGGTTTGAGCTGAACCCCCGTGCCTATGCGCCCCGGTTTGGGGGCTATTGCGCCTATGCGCTCTCCAAAGGGTATCTGGCGCCCGGCAATCCGACGCTTTGGGTGATTGCGGATGGTCGGCTTTATCTGCTGAACAATCCAAGCGCGCTGGCCGCCTGGCAGGCCGAGCGGCAAGCGCTGATCGCCGCCGCAGAGGGGCGGTGGCCCAAAATCCTGCGGAAGTGACCGGCAGGCACCGCCTCTTGCCTGAGTTGCGGAAGTCCCGTGACAGCCCCCTATGTGACTGGCCGCGCGAGAGAAATGTCACGAATTTGAGAGGTTCCCTTTCAAATTCGACAACCCACCCCATATTATTAACAGACTGCGAACTGGAACCTTCGCAGATCTTTTTCACTGTCCCTCGTTCCATACCTTGCGCCCGGGCCTGATCCTGGGCGCATTTTTCTTGCTCTGTAGGGAGCGTGCGATTTCTGATAGGGCCGCAGCACGCAATTGACCTTGCACCCAATGCATCAGGCGATACGGTCAGGATTGACGCAACGCTCATCAGACGACTTTGGCAGGGCGATGTGAGACCAGCGCAGACGGGGGAGCGATGCCAGACTATACTGACCAGCATCTGAAAGATGTGCTGACACGCACCAAGACCATCGCGGTGGTTGGCGTTTCCACCAATTCGGTCCGTCCCAGCTACTATGTGGCGCGGTATCTCGGCCTCAAGGGCTATCGCGTGCTGCCGGTGAACCCGGGTCATGCCGGGAAGTCCCTGTTTGGTCAGACCATTCACGCCAGCCTAAGCGATATTCAGGAGCCGATCGATATGGTCGACATCTTTCGCCGCTCCGAGGCGGTGCCCGCCATCGTGGAGGAGGCGCTGGAGGTCTGCGAAGGGGTGCAGACGATCTGGATGCAGATCGGCGTAGAGCATGCTGGGGCCGCCGCAAAGGCGGAGGCGCGCGGTGTCACAGTGATCCAGAACCGCTGTCCGAAGATCGAATATCAGCGCCTGTTCGGAGAGCTGCGCATGGGTGGATTTGCCACCGGGATCATTTCCTCGAAGCTCTGAGGCGGCTGGCCAAATCAGTGCTCCCGCCAGCGCCAGATCCCTATGTCAGCCCTTGGGTCGCGCGGCCTTCTCAGCAATGCCACTCAGCCCCTGACGATCTGCCAGCACCTGAAGCACATCATCCAGCGCCACATCACGCGCCGCCAGCATCACCAGAAAATGATAAAGTACATCCGCCCCCTCAGAGGCGAGGCCGGTCTTGTTGTCCTTCACCGCCTCAATGATGGCCTCAATGGCTTCCTCGCCGAATTTCTCGGCACATTTTTCCGGCCCCTTGGCGAGCAGTTTGGCGGTCCAGCTGCTGTCCGGATCAGCCCCCTTGCGGGACAGAATGGTGGTCTCAAGATCGTGCAACAGGGTCATGTCAGCCTCATCGGGATACCGGCAGCGGCCATATGTTTTTTGGCTTCCTGCACAGTGAATTCACCAAAGTGAAAGATGGAGGCCGCCAGTACCGCGCTGGCACCGCCCTTGGTGACGCCCTCTACCAGATGGTCCAGCGTGCCGACACCACCAGAGGCAATCACGGGCACATCGACGGCATCGGATATCGCGCGGGTCAGCGGCAGGTTGAAACCTGATTTGGTGCCGTCGCGGTCCATTGAGGTCAGCAGGATTTCTCCCGCACCTTTGGCCACCACCAGCCGGGCGAATTCAACCGCATCAATTCCGGTTTCGCGGCGACCGCCATGGGTGAAGATCTCCCATTTTCCAGGTGCCACCGTTTTTGCGTCAATGGCGCAGACGATACACTGGCTGCCGAACTGATCCGCAGCCTCGCGAATGACATCCGGGTTGGCCACTGCTGCGGAATTGAACGAGACCTTATCGGCCCCAGCCAGGAGCAAGGCACGCACGTCTTCTTTGGTACGGACCCCACCGCCAACGGTGAGCGGTACGAAACATTGCTCCGCTGTGCGCCGAACCATATCGAACATGGTGCCACGGTTTTCATGGGTCGCGTGGATGTCAAGAAAGCAGATCTCATCCGCGCCGGCCGCATCATAGGCCTTGGCGGCCTCAACGGGATCGCCGGCGTCGCGCAGGCCAACGAAATTCACACCTTTGACCACGCGGCCATCAGCCACGTCGAGACAGGGGATAATGCGGGTTTTCAGCATGGAGGATCCCTTTGCCGCTGCGGTTGGCCTTGTCTTACTGCGCGGGTGGTTGGGATGCAATCGCGGGGCTGTGCCGCGCGATGCGGCGCATACTGTCCCGGACAATCAGGATATGAAACGGCATCACCAGCGCCAGATAGATCCGCCCCAGAAGGTTATGCCGGTGTACCCAGGTGGCCATGTAAATCTGCCCATCGTGGCGTAAAACGGTGATGCGGAAATCCAGATGACTGTCATCTGCGCCCAGGATCAATTCGCGGCTGTCCTCAAAGGTGACGGGAAAGATCGCGCCTTCGCCGATGTCACTCACCTCGGTTTTCAGTCCCAGAGGCCGCACAATCGCGTTGCGCAGGCGCAAAAGCGCTGAGGCCCATCCCGGCATCGACAGGCCAATATCGGCGGCCTCGCGCGGGGACAATGGGCTTTCAACCACATAGCCGTCGATGAAATCGCCGGGCGAGACCATCTGCCACAAACGGGCACTGTCGGGGAGGCGGGTCTTGCGGACGCGGGGCATGGGCTGAGTTCCGTTTCTATTTTCGCACCGAATAGATCAACGGCACTATTGCGGCGCAATAAACGTCAATTTGCGACAGATGGGAAGCGGGCGCGGTGCCGCAGGGGGCGCGGCGTCTGCCTCGGCGCCATTTATGACTTCGCTTGCTGTGGTCAAATGATCGGACCCGGCTCTGTGGCACGGGTGTGCCGATGCCAAAGATGTGAATTGTACACAGGGCTTTGCTGGCTTGTTCTTAGCGTAGCCATTCCCAAATTCGGAGCTGCCGTTATGATCAAATCCCTTGCCCTCGCCGGAGTCATTGCTGTTATGTCTGCCCTTCCTGCCGCTGCTGACCTGATCAAAATACCAAGCCAGAAACCCGTGGCCGACACCATGGATGCGCTGCAGGCCGCCGTTGAGGGCGCGGGCGCCACGGTGTTTGCCCGTGTGGATCACGCCGCAGGGGCGCAGAAAGTGGATCTGTCGCTTGGTGACGCGCAGCTGCTGATTTTTGGCAATCCCAAACTGGGCACCCCGGTGATGCAGGCGGATCCGCGCGCGGGGTTGTTCCTGCCCCTGAAAATCCTCGCGTATCAGGACGCGGAGGGGCAGGTCTGGCTGACCTATGAAGATCCGGCCGAGATGCTCTCAGCGCTGGATGTTCCGGCCGATGCGGAGGCCGTGGCCAAGATGCAGGGCGCGCTTGGCAAGCTGACGGGTGCCGCGGTCAAATAACGCGGGCGGTTTCAGCACAGGCGGAGGGGGCGCTGCCCTCTCTGGGCCTCTGGCCCATTCACCGCGGGGATATTTCCAGCCAGAAGAGGGGCGATCAGCTTTTCAGGATCTTCAGCGCCTCGCCAAGGTCAATCGCGCCATCATAAAGCGCGCGACCGGAGATGGCGCCGTTCAAAGGCGCGCCGCAGGATTTGAGCGCCTGCAGATCGTCCAACGAAGAAACGCCGCCCGAGGCAATCACCGGAATACTCACGGCATTTGCCAGCGCGGCTGTGGCCTCAACGTTCGGACCTTTCATGGCGCCATCACGCAGAATATCGGTGTAGATAATCGCGGCCACACCGGCATCCTCAAAGGATTTTGCCAGATCGGTCACCATGACATCGGTCTCTTCGGCCCAACCCTTGGTGGCGACGCGGCCATTGCGGGCATCAATCCCGACGGCGACCTTGCCGGGGAAGGCGCGCGCCGCTTCGCGGACCAGATCGGGGTTCTCTACCGCGACGGTGCCGAGGATCACCCGCGCCAGACCTTTGTCAATCCAACGCTCGATGGTGGCCATGTCGCGAATGCCGCCGCCCAGCTGGGCCGGGACCTTGCAGCGCTTCAGGATCTCTTCGACCGGGGCCGCGTTGACCGGCTCACCCGCAAAGGCCCCGTTCAGATCCACCAGATGCAGCCAATCACAGCCTGCCTCGACAAACTCCAGCGCCTGCGCTGCCGGGTCGTCATTGAAGACGGTGGTCTTCTCCATATCGCCGTGCAACAGGCGAACGGCCTGGCCATCCTTGAGGTCGATTGCGGGGTAGAGGATCATCCGGCCGGTCCTTCATCAAACTAAGCTGGCCTCTTTTGCACAAGGCCGCGCCGGATTGCAACGCGACCCGAGGTCAAGCTTGCCTGAATTGCCCCTTGGCGGCCAGACTGGCTGCAAAAGGGAGGATGACACATGAAAAAACTGGCACTTGGTATTGCCTGTGCATTGGGACTGGCGGGCATGGCCTCAGCTGATCCGGTGCTGGGCACCTGGAAAACCCAGCCTGATGACGGCTCATATGCGCATGTCACCATGGCGCCCTGCGGGGCTGCAGTCTGTGGCAAGATCAGCCGGACCTTCAATGCCGAGGGAGAGTATAAATCGCCCAACATCGGCAAAACGCTGGTGATCGACATGGTGGCGAATGGCGATGGCTCTTATGCGGGCAAGGTCTGGCGCCCCTCGAACAACAAGATCTATACCGGCAAGATGAACCTGTCCGGCAAATCGCTGGCCCTGCGCGGCTGCGTGGCGGGTGGGTTGATCTGCTCTAAACAGACCTGGAGCCGGGTGAAGTAAGCGCGCCCTTCAAGGTCACGTGAGTGGATCAGTACCTCAAGGGGGCGGCGGCATCAGATCGGCGCCCTTTTTTTATGCGCGTGCGGATGATGGGTGTGCAGAGACTGGGGCTGGGCCTTAGAACAGTCCCAGCTGCACCGGGATCGGCACAAAGCCACGTTTGATCTGGCGGTCGCGATGTTTCTCGGCAGCGGCCAGGGCGGTTTCCTGGGATGTATAATAGCTGCGCCGCTGTTGACCGCCGGCCTCTCCCAGCGGGCCGTTGGTCTGTTCGACACACCACTCCCCGAACAGGGTCTGGCTCAGGTTCAACACGCAATAGCGGTGCTGACCTTCAATATAGTCGAATTTTTCGAGACGGATCTGCACCGGGCGGCGACCTGCAAAAGACTGGGGATATCTGGGTTTGCGGTGTATGCCCGTGTGCGCCCCCACTGTCCATCCATTCTCGCCCGGATTTCGCATTCCCATGCTGCGTCCGGTTGCCATCTGGCCACAGCACCCTGCGGCCAGATACCCCCCTTTATCGGTCTGCGGCTTGTGATCAGACGTCGCCGTCGTATTCGCCGCGCGCGGGGTAGTCATTGGCGATGGCAAAATCCAGCGCCGAGACCAGCTCCGAGAAATGCGGGCGCACGAAGGGCATGGTCTGCACCGATCCGTAATAAAGCGTCTGCTCAGGCGTCACCATGAACAGGCCGGGTTCGGAAAACAGTGCCGGTTCTTCGATCCCGATGGAGGTCTTCCCGCGCGAGGTGGACAGATACAGCCCCCACTGGCGGGCGACATTCAGCGACAGGTCATAACCAAAGCGCAGCGCCTTAGCGCCGATCTTGTCGGCCATGGCGCGGGTCCGTTCCTCGCCATCACTGCTGACGGCGATACAGGCCACGCCGCGGCTGGCGAAATCAGCAACCCGCTTTTCCAGCTCAGTCAGATAGTTGGCGCAGATCGGGCAGTGCAATCCGCGGTAAAAACAGATCACTGTGCCCCGTGTCGCATCTTCTGACGACAGATCAAATGTCCCGTGGTCCAGTGTCGGCAGGGTGAGATCGGGTGTTTTTTGGCGTGGCATCAGCATGGGGTGGTCCTTGTCAGATCGCAGTTTTGGTGGCTTGTTTTTCATCTTTGCGCAGATTATGGTCACATAAATCCGAAAAATATGATGGATAATCCGATTTCCATGGACCGTCTGACCACATTGATGGATCGCTTCCAGCTCAGCGTATGCGCCGCAGGGCCGGGGGAGGCGAACCTTATCGCCCTTGCGGATCCCAAAGGTGAGCCGGTGTGTATCTGCTATCGTACGAATGAGCGGTCACAGATGCCCACCTCTGCTGCGGTGATGTGGGCGGCGCGGGTGGAATGGTCTGGACGCCGCAACCCGTTTCTCGCGGCTCTTCCGGCGCAGGTTGAATATGACATCTCCGATGCCTCGGAGGTGCAGGCTCTCGTGCGTGCAATGCGGGGGGAGGCTGAGGCCGGTCGATGTGGGGCGCAATCGGTGATCAACCGCTTGGGCGAGGTGCTGATGGTGCATCTTCTGCGCAACCAGCTTCAGAATGGTGCGACCGAGCCGGGGCTGCTGGCCGGGCTGGCGGACCCGCGGCTGAGTCGGGCGATTGTCGCCATGCATGATCATCCGGGCCGCCTCTGGAGCAATGCCGACCTTGCCGAGATCGCAGGATTGTCGCTATCGCGTTTTGCCGAAGTTTTCGCCGCAGAGGTGGGAGAAACCCCGATCGGATACCTGCGCCGCTGGCGGTTGATCCTTGCACATCAGGATCTGTCGCGCGGGGACCGGGTCGATGCCGTGGCCCGGCGCTACGCGTATAGCAGCCCCGAAGGTTTCAGCCGTGCCTTTCGCAAGGCCTATGACGTGGCGCCGCTGTCCCTGCGCATGGCGGCTGCCTGATCGCCGCCGCGCCTGTCATCTTTCCATAAATACTCAAATACAAAAGCCACCTGCGCAGCAGGTGGCTTTCGGATGTCATGATATAACAACCCTTGGGTTACGGCGCCCAGGTCAGGAAATTCCCGATCATCCGCAGGCCAATGTCCTGGCTTTTCTCCGGGTGGAACTGCATCCCCACCATGGTGTCACGACCAATAACCGCGGTGACATCGCCGCCGTAATCCACATGTGCCAACCGTTCGGATGGGTCACTCACTCGGAAATGGTAGGAGTGCACAAAATAGCAGTGATCGCCGGACGTGATGCCATCAAACATCGCGTGGTCATGGTCGATCACCAGATTGTTCCAGCCCATATGCGGCACCTTCAGGGTGCTGTCGCTGGGCGTGATCTTGACCACATCTCCTGCGACCCAGCCAAGGCCTGGAGTGTCGCGGTATTCGTGGCCGGTGGTGGCCATCAGCTGCATACCGACACAAATTCCCAGAAAGGGGCGACCGTTCTGTTCGACGGCCTCCACCATGGCCTCATAGATGCCGCGGTGGCCGCGCAGCTCCTCCGCGCAGGCCGGGAAGGCGCCATCGCCGGGCAGCACCAGCCGGTCGGCCCGCGCCACAACATCGGCGTCCGAGGTCACCACAACCTCGCCGCCATCCACCTCCCGCGCCATGCGTTGAAAGGCTTTTTCGGCCGAGTGCAGATTGCCGGATTCGTAGTCGATGATCGCGGTCAGCATATTAGAGCGCACCTTTGGTCGACGGGATGGCATCGCCTTTGCGCGGATCGGTTTCGACAGCCGTGCGCAGGGCGCGGGCCACGGCCTTGAATGCCGCTTCGGCGATGTGATGACTGTTGAAGCCATGCAACTGGTCAATATGCAGGGTGATGCCGCCGTGCGTGCTCAGCGCCTGAAAGAACTCGCGCACCAGTTCGGTGTCGAAAGTGCCGATCTTCTGGGTCGGGAGGTCCACATTCCAGATCAGGAAGGGGCGCGCCGACAGATCCAGCGCACAGCGCACCTGCGCGTCATCCATCGGCAGGTGGCATTCGCCATAGCGGTTGATGCCCTTCTTGTCGCCAAGGGCCGCAACCAGTGCCTGCCCCAGCGCGATGCCGGTATCCTCGACGGTGTGGTGATCATCAATGTGATAATCGCCTTTGGCGCGGATGGTCATATCGATCAGCGAATGGCGGGACAGCTGGTCCAGCATATGGTCGAAAAAGCCGACGCCGGTCTGGTTGTCATAGGCACCGGTCCCGTCGAGGTTGATCTCGACAGTGATCTCGGTTTCGGCGGTCTTGCGGGTGATCTGAGCGCTACGCATGGTCGGCATGTCCTTGATATCCTGCGCCGCTTATAGGGGCAGGGCGGGGGCGCGCTCAAGCCTGCCGCCGCAATTGGCGCAAAACTGTTGCGCCATTCGACCGCGCAGCCCCCACGGGAGGCCGCGCCGGGGATTGCCTCCGCCGCGCCTGCGTGTCAGCTTGGCGGTCAAACCACGCATTCCCAAACAGTTGAGGGGCACCATGTCCACCTGCGTCTTTATCCAGATCCGCTGCAAGCCCGGCACCACCTACAAGGTCGCCGAGGAGATTGCTCTGCGTGAAATCCATTCCGAGCTTTATTCCACCAGCGGGGACTATGATCTGTTGATGAAGCTATACATTCCCAGCGATCAGGATGTTGGCAAATATATCAATGACCAGCTCTTGGTCATCGACGGGATCGAACGCTCGCTCACCACAATGACCTTCAAGGTGTTCTGATCCGCCGCAGCGTTCGGGGCAGCGGGGGAGCGGCGCGGGTCCATGCCACGCCACCTCCCTTGCCCCGGTTTCCCCGACCTACCGGATACAGTGGTCCCCGGATCCACTGGCGCTCTGTACCCCGCAAGTCCCGGACCGTCTGGTTCCCCCCGAAACCATCTGATCGCAGGGCCATGCGGGATCACATAATCAACTGGTGCTGAAATGCTGGTTTGGAACACCTTTGGAATAGGATAATCCTTGCAGCATTTCACGGTCCATTCACGGGGAAAAATCGCAGGTTTGTGACATTGTCGATTTGGGAGGCCATGCTGCGCCCCACCGTGATAAGCCACCTGACCAAGAAAAAGCGGCGCCATGATCTGACGCCGCTGCCGTGGATTTTGCAGTCTTAATTGCCGCGCTTTTTCGCGTTAGTGGGCCAGGTGGCCACCGGCCTTCAGCTCCGCGTAGCTGGCGTCAATCGCGGTCTTCAGGCGGGTCAGCATCTCGTCAACTTCCTCGCGGGTGATGATCAGCGGCGGGCATAGCGCCACCGCATTGCCAGCCACCGCCCGCAAGATCAGCCCATTATCCTGACACAGCCGTTGCGCGGTTGCACCGGCACGCCCTTTTTCAAAACTCGCGCCGGTGGTTTTGTTCGACACCAGCTCCAGCGCCGCAATCAATCCCTTGCCGCGCACTTCGCCCACCAGCGGATGGTCGGTGAAAATCTCCCGCAGCTGCGCCTGCAAATAGCTGCCCACCTCGGCGGCATGCGCAAACAGGTTATCCCGCTCGTAAATCTCCAGCGTCTTCAGCGCTGCCGCACAGGCGGCGGGGTGACCGGAGTAGGTATAGCCGTGACCAAACACGCCCACCTCATTGGTCTGATCCACCATCGCCTCATACATCCAGCCCGGAATGACTGAGGCAGAGATCGGGAAATAGGCAGACGACAGCTGCTTGGCGAAGGTCATCAGGTCCGGCGTGATGCCCATGGTGGTGCAGCCGAAATCCGCACCGGTGCGGCCAAAGCCACAGATCACCTCATCCGCCCAGATCAGAATGCCGTATTTGCGCAGCAGCGCCTGCAGCCCCTCATAATACCCCTCCGGCGGCACGATCACGCCGGAGGCGCCGGTGATCGGCTCCACGATCATCGCGGCAATGGTGTCGGGATCTTCAGCAAGGATCTGATCCTCAAGGTTTTGCAGGATCCGCTCGACAAACTGCGCTTCGGTCTCATTGCCCTGCCGGGCGGTGTAATAATGCGGCGAGTCGGCGCGCAGGATGCTCAGCGCCTCCAGCGGCGCGTCGAAATGCGCCAGATTCGCGGGCAGGGACGTCAGTGAACCGGCCGCCACCGTGACCCCGTGATAGCCGCGCTCGCGGGTGATGATCTTGCGTTTTTCCGGCTTGCCGATTGCATTGAAGTAATAGCGTAGCATCTTGTAATGGGTGTCATTGGCATCCGAGCCGGAGTTGCCGAAGAAGATATAGGCATCCTCCACCGGCACCATCGCCGCCAGTTTATCCGCCAGATCCTGGATCGGCTGATGCGTCTTGCCGCCAAAGGTGTGGGAGAAGGGCAGCTTGTGCAGCTGTTCGGTGATCGCATCCATCACCTCGGTGTTGCTGTAGCCCAGCGAGGTGCACCAAAGACCCGCAAGCCCTTCGATATATTTGCGCCCGTCGCTGTCGAACACATAGATGCCTTCGCCCCGCTCAAGGCAAAGCTGTTCAGTGGCGGTGAAATTGGTGGTGGGATAGATGACCGGGGCCATGGGCTGTTGTCCTCCTGAGCTGGCGCGCCGCCGTGGCGGCATATCGGCGATGGGGCTTGCGCCCCCTTTGGCCACAGCATTGGCGGGTTTTGAGAGTCGGGTCAAAGGAATTTGATCAAATCTTCACGCCAATTCCGCACAGGCCACATGTGGCGCGCAGCAAAAGGCAGAAACGCAAAAGGCCGCTCAAAAGAGCGGCCTTTGCAATCCAAATGGAGCGGGCGAGGCGATTCGAACGCCCGACCCTAACCTTGGCAAGGTTATGCTCTACCCCTGAGCTACGCCCGCGCTGCCATTTGGTGAGGCGGTATGTAGGAAATTGCTGCAGCCCCCGCAAGAGGGAAAATGACCTGCCATAGCAGAAAATAGCAAAACCCACGCTGGCCCTGCACACTCGCGGGCCTGCGCTTTACCGCCCGCGCTGGTCCGGCATAAATCCTCTAGTGGATTGTTTTCATTGGACAAAGAAAAAGCCGCTCAATTGAGCGGCCTTTCTGTCCAAATGGAGCGGGCGAGGCGATTCGAACGCCCGACCCTAACCTTGGCAAGGTTATGCTCTACCCCTGAGCTACGCCCGCGCTGCCATTCGGTGAGCCGGTGAATAGGCAATTGCGCGCAGGGCTGCAATAGGAAAACAGCGGCTTTTTACGCCTTGTCGAAAAAATCTTCGCAGCCCGCGTGGCCGGCGCTCGCCGCCAGCCGGGCCTCCGCCAGAGTGGTCAGCTGCGCGGAGATGAATTCGGATCCGCTGCAATGGGGCAGGTCGAGCGCACGGATCAGCTGTGCATCCTTGCGCCCCTCAAGAATCACGATGCCATCGCGGGCCAGAAGGTCGCGGGTGCCATGGCCGCCGTCCGAACGGATCCGCCGCATGAAATCCTTCTGCGCTGCCACGGCCTCCACCACATCCCGCGGAATCGGCTGACGCTGTACCGCCCGGAACAGCGTCGCCATCCGGGCATTGCCGCTGTCCCCGGCGAAAATACCCTCCACTACGGCCTCCGGCAGCAGGCGCCAGAAATTGGCCGGGTAGGGCTGGTCGCACAGCAGCCAGAGGATATGCTCAAACCCCTGCGCAGAGATCGACCGTTTGGCGTCCTTGTTCTGCCCGGCGGTCAGGTAATCGCGCCGTGCCACGATCAGCCCCAGATAACAGCGCGCCCGTGGCTCATCTGCCGCCACCAGAATGCAGGGCTGATCCACCGCCTCGGTTGGAATCATCCAGTTGCTGCCCATCGTGTGTTTGATATCCACGTCATGGCCGAGGATTTCGGTATCCAGCCGCCCCTTCGGCAGCCGCAGCAGCGCGCGCAGCTCAATCTCCACCCGCGTACCGATATAGGTCTTTTCGGTCTTCTCCAGATCCTCATAGGCGCGCCGACCAGTTTTGGAGGTCAGGATCACATCGTCAATGCAATCGCGCAGCATTGCGGGGACGCTGCGGGTCAGC is a window encoding:
- a CDS encoding DUF2478 domain-containing protein; this encodes MHLSYVMTQERGATDKLLSALAERLQADGLRLAGIVQTNTECYDNALCDMDVRVLPAGETIRISQSLGPEARGCRLNPEALERAVGQVTAALGQDPAPQVLLVNKFGKHEADGRGMRPVIGEALARGAVVVSGVNRMNVEAFQNFSDGLAQEAEPDLDALVNWVHSAVAEAAKER
- the rlmB gene encoding 23S rRNA (guanosine(2251)-2'-O)-methyltransferase RlmB, coding for MSKKPKWVVEKEQAKKAASAETVWLFGLHAVRDALLNPEREKLRLMVTQNAEAKLADAIAQSGVEAEVIDPRKFNPPIDKQSVHQGAVLEVKPLNWGGLDENCIGAEVPRVLLLDRVTDPHNVGAILRSAEVLGASAVIGTRHNSAPETGALAKTASGALERQPYLRMRNLADTIVELQQMGFLVLGLDGEAEQTIETVLDGRKGDPVALVLGAEGPGLRQKTKETVDHLVKIDAAGGFGSLNVSNAAAIALYASLPR
- a CDS encoding YHS domain-containing (seleno)protein, whose protein sequence is MTRRPAMPSPRSHPIPSPRISRLREGKVRHLGAVVRSMMAVLAIGSVVALTATLRPETARADPALVSAPKGVAAGGHDVVAFFQDGTAVLGQQTHAILWHGAVWRFASSQNQERFELNPRAYAPRFGGYCAYALSKGYLAPGNPTLWVIADGRLYLLNNPSALAAWQAERQALIAAAEGRWPKILRK
- a CDS encoding CoA-binding protein, with the translated sequence MPDYTDQHLKDVLTRTKTIAVVGVSTNSVRPSYYVARYLGLKGYRVLPVNPGHAGKSLFGQTIHASLSDIQEPIDMVDIFRRSEAVPAIVEEALEVCEGVQTIWMQIGVEHAGAAAKAEARGVTVIQNRCPKIEYQRLFGELRMGGFATGIISSKL
- a CDS encoding phosphoribosyl-ATP diphosphatase is translated as MTLLHDLETTILSRKGADPDSSWTAKLLAKGPEKCAEKFGEEAIEAIIEAVKDNKTGLASEGADVLYHFLVMLAARDVALDDVLQVLADRQGLSGIAEKAARPKG
- the hisF gene encoding imidazole glycerol phosphate synthase subunit HisF, whose product is MLKTRIIPCLDVADGRVVKGVNFVGLRDAGDPVEAAKAYDAAGADEICFLDIHATHENRGTMFDMVRRTAEQCFVPLTVGGGVRTKEDVRALLLAGADKVSFNSAAVANPDVIREAADQFGSQCIVCAIDAKTVAPGKWEIFTHGGRRETGIDAVEFARLVVAKGAGEILLTSMDRDGTKSGFNLPLTRAISDAVDVPVIASGGVGTLDHLVEGVTKGGASAVLAASIFHFGEFTVQEAKKHMAAAGIPMRLT
- a CDS encoding DUF2867 domain-containing protein, with amino-acid sequence MPRVRKTRLPDSARLWQMVSPGDFIDGYVVESPLSPREAADIGLSMPGWASALLRLRNAIVRPLGLKTEVSDIGEGAIFPVTFEDSRELILGADDSHLDFRITVLRHDGQIYMATWVHRHNLLGRIYLALVMPFHILIVRDSMRRIARHSPAIASQPPAQ
- a CDS encoding DUF302 domain-containing protein, encoding MIKSLALAGVIAVMSALPAAADLIKIPSQKPVADTMDALQAAVEGAGATVFARVDHAAGAQKVDLSLGDAQLLIFGNPKLGTPVMQADPRAGLFLPLKILAYQDAEGQVWLTYEDPAEMLSALDVPADAEAVAKMQGALGKLTGAAVK
- the hisA gene encoding 1-(5-phosphoribosyl)-5-[(5-phosphoribosylamino)methylideneamino]imidazole-4-carboxamide isomerase: MILYPAIDLKDGQAVRLLHGDMEKTTVFNDDPAAQALEFVEAGCDWLHLVDLNGAFAGEPVNAAPVEEILKRCKVPAQLGGGIRDMATIERWIDKGLARVILGTVAVENPDLVREAARAFPGKVAVGIDARNGRVATKGWAEETDVMVTDLAKSFEDAGVAAIIYTDILRDGAMKGPNVEATAALANAVSIPVIASGGVSSLDDLQALKSCGAPLNGAISGRALYDGAIDLGEALKILKS